Proteins encoded by one window of Nocardia goodfellowii:
- a CDS encoding GtrA family protein, with translation MNTIATAPDPGPLLRLVRRQEIAFAMVGVVNTGLGVALTVMWLKVFGDRVPAALAPAAAYAVSIVIAFVLHRTLVFRVRGHLLRDFLAFCGVNSGGLLMNMVLLQLAVSVLHLPDIPSAVVVMGLVAVVSFFGHRHISFRRKPVPQPDAT, from the coding sequence GTGAACACGATCGCGACCGCCCCCGATCCGGGGCCCCTGCTGCGGCTGGTGCGGCGCCAGGAGATCGCGTTCGCGATGGTCGGCGTCGTCAACACCGGGCTCGGCGTGGCGCTTACGGTGATGTGGCTGAAGGTCTTCGGCGACCGCGTGCCCGCCGCGCTCGCCCCCGCCGCGGCCTACGCGGTCAGCATCGTGATCGCCTTCGTGCTGCACCGCACCCTGGTATTCCGGGTGCGCGGGCACCTGTTGCGCGACTTCCTCGCCTTCTGCGGGGTGAATTCCGGTGGGCTGCTGATGAATATGGTGCTGCTGCAACTGGCCGTGTCGGTGCTGCACCTGCCCGACATTCCCTCGGCGGTCGTCGTCATGGGTTTGGTCGCGGTCGTCAGTTTCTTCGGTCACCGGCACATCTCGTTCCGCCGCAAGCCGGTTCCCCAACCCGACGCGACCTGA